In Rhodanobacter humi, the following are encoded in one genomic region:
- a CDS encoding TonB-dependent receptor, whose amino-acid sequence MKLNNVARRSAARRTALALAIAAGVGLSGQVLAQATTGSVFGTAPVSAGETVRIVNNQTGLTREVAVGSDGRYGANQLPVGDYTVSLMQGGNVVATKDHVTVSVAGGTPVPFAVAEAGKNVQNLSSVTVTANSLPSIDVSSTRQTSVITSEQLKQLPLARNAESIAVLAPGVAGGNASLGTGPAGTPLISFGGDSTAENAYYINGFNTTDPVGNAGGIALPYFAIAEQQTITSGYGAEYGRSTGGVISQIGHRGGNDFHAGAYVTWAPTWAQSGYDNIYYANPASTTAGQQPGDIYVNRRKNEDWSTVYDAYISGPLIKDKLFFYITAEAQHDSGKSTGSVNAPYYNSHSMSLPKLYGKLDWNINDSNVLEATYASSKAEDLSNNAYNYDYSNNRIGSFNSINNPLYSSKFDIGILKYTSYITDNLTLSVLAGKMKSTYYSQQVPYAGFDKMLAGVSSVSRQNPTVPGAGNTNNNPLTIPSPDHKSTENNFRLDLDWKLGDHDVKFGIDNMRSTDKSDGSQSAGPGYYWIYGKEGSKNFSSPTLSCNALGQCVDNPINYPNGGAVGGNSYYVVKRTYGGVASFTVEQKAQYVEDNWQVTPNLLLNLGLRNDQFTNYSAGNQPYIRETSPQWQPRLGFSWDIFGDSSAKLYGNVGRYYLALPTGLGVRMAGANAYLNEYYTYSSIDSNGIPQGLTQVHTSATPYSPDGEYGTPKDPKTIAASDLKPMYQDEYVLGFQKTLNAFGQALVWTSQATYSRMNNIIDDTGTVNMPADADPVAFQTDILVNPGRSNKVRYLATDGTYKTYIWNPHTASAAGNVVGFPAAFRKYYSLEEALEHPWDGKWAGKIDYVFAKSYGTTEGPTYSPLGQISNASAAAGGGQSASISEAWDFPELMQYSNGELPNSHRHTLKAYGTYAITPEWLVSGLYIVQSGAPITCLGAWGPGQTDPDGYGEAYHWCDGQPSPPGKAGHTPWTHKLDLSVSYIPEWAGKHLTLQVQVQNVFNEQHDTAYVVTHDGVGGAPDTAYKLPIGGVTGYAVEQPRFAEFSVKYDW is encoded by the coding sequence GGTGCTGGCGCAGGCCACCACCGGTTCCGTGTTCGGTACCGCGCCGGTGTCGGCGGGCGAGACGGTTCGCATCGTCAACAACCAGACCGGCCTGACCCGCGAGGTGGCGGTCGGCAGCGACGGTCGCTATGGCGCCAACCAGTTGCCGGTGGGTGATTACACCGTGTCGCTGATGCAGGGTGGCAACGTGGTTGCCACGAAGGATCATGTGACGGTGAGCGTAGCGGGCGGTACGCCAGTACCGTTTGCCGTTGCCGAAGCCGGCAAAAACGTGCAGAACCTCTCCAGCGTCACGGTCACGGCCAACTCGTTGCCATCGATCGACGTGTCCTCCACCCGCCAGACCTCGGTGATCACCTCGGAGCAGCTGAAGCAGCTGCCGCTTGCGCGCAATGCCGAGTCCATCGCCGTGCTGGCGCCGGGCGTCGCCGGCGGCAACGCCAGCCTCGGCACCGGCCCGGCCGGCACCCCGCTGATCTCCTTCGGCGGCGACTCGACGGCTGAGAACGCCTACTACATCAACGGCTTCAACACCACCGACCCGGTGGGCAACGCGGGCGGCATCGCCCTGCCGTACTTCGCCATCGCCGAGCAGCAGACCATCACCTCCGGCTACGGCGCCGAATACGGCCGCTCCACCGGCGGCGTGATCAGCCAGATCGGCCACCGCGGCGGCAACGACTTCCATGCTGGCGCCTATGTGACTTGGGCGCCGACTTGGGCGCAAAGCGGCTACGACAACATCTACTATGCGAACCCGGCGTCGACCACGGCGGGCCAGCAGCCAGGCGACATCTACGTCAATCGCCGCAAGAACGAAGACTGGAGCACGGTTTACGACGCCTACATTTCGGGCCCGCTGATCAAGGACAAGCTGTTCTTCTACATCACGGCCGAGGCCCAGCACGACAGCGGCAAGAGCACTGGTTCGGTCAATGCGCCGTACTACAACTCGCACAGCATGAGCTTGCCCAAGCTCTACGGCAAGCTGGACTGGAACATCAACGACAGCAACGTTCTTGAAGCCACCTACGCCTCGAGCAAGGCCGAAGACCTCTCGAACAACGCCTACAACTACGACTACAGCAACAACCGCATCGGCAGTTTCAACTCCATCAACAACCCGCTGTACTCGAGCAAGTTCGACATCGGCATCCTGAAGTACACCTCGTACATCACCGACAACCTCACGCTGAGCGTGCTGGCCGGCAAGATGAAGAGCACGTACTACAGCCAGCAAGTGCCCTATGCGGGCTTCGACAAGATGCTGGCGGGCGTGTCTAGCGTTTCAAGGCAGAATCCGACCGTTCCGGGTGCTGGCAACACGAACAACAACCCGCTGACCATCCCTTCTCCGGACCACAAGTCCACCGAGAACAACTTCCGTCTGGACCTCGACTGGAAGCTGGGCGATCACGACGTGAAGTTCGGTATCGACAACATGCGCAGCACGGACAAGAGCGACGGCAGCCAGAGCGCCGGTCCGGGGTATTACTGGATCTATGGCAAGGAAGGGTCGAAGAACTTCTCTTCGCCTACCCTGTCGTGCAACGCACTGGGCCAGTGCGTCGACAACCCGATCAACTACCCCAACGGCGGCGCGGTGGGCGGCAACAGCTACTACGTCGTGAAGCGGACCTATGGCGGCGTGGCCTCGTTCACGGTGGAGCAGAAGGCGCAGTACGTCGAGGACAACTGGCAGGTCACGCCCAACCTGCTGCTGAACCTCGGCCTGCGCAACGACCAGTTCACCAACTACAGCGCCGGCAATCAGCCTTACATCCGGGAGACCTCGCCGCAGTGGCAGCCGCGCCTGGGCTTCAGCTGGGACATCTTCGGCGACAGCAGCGCCAAGCTGTACGGCAACGTGGGGCGTTACTACCTTGCCTTGCCCACGGGTTTGGGCGTGCGCATGGCAGGCGCCAATGCCTACCTCAACGAGTACTACACCTACTCGTCCATCGATTCGAACGGCATTCCGCAGGGCCTGACCCAGGTTCACACGAGCGCGACGCCATACTCGCCCGACGGCGAGTACGGCACGCCGAAGGATCCGAAGACGATTGCCGCCTCGGATCTGAAGCCGATGTACCAGGACGAGTACGTGCTGGGCTTCCAGAAGACGCTCAACGCGTTCGGCCAGGCGCTGGTCTGGACCTCGCAGGCGACCTACTCGAGGATGAACAACATCATCGATGACACCGGTACGGTCAACATGCCTGCCGACGCGGATCCGGTCGCGTTCCAGACGGACATCCTGGTCAATCCCGGCCGTAGCAACAAGGTGCGCTACCTGGCGACCGACGGTACCTACAAGACCTACATCTGGAACCCGCACACCGCGTCCGCTGCAGGAAATGTCGTGGGCTTCCCCGCGGCGTTCCGCAAGTACTACAGCCTGGAAGAAGCCCTCGAGCATCCGTGGGACGGCAAGTGGGCCGGCAAGATCGACTATGTGTTCGCCAAGAGCTACGGCACCACGGAAGGCCCGACCTACTCGCCGCTCGGCCAGATCTCCAATGCCTCGGCTGCTGCGGGTGGCGGCCAGTCCGCCTCGATCAGCGAGGCTTGGGACTTCCCCGAGCTGATGCAGTACTCGAACGGCGAGCTGCCGAACTCGCATCGTCACACGCTGAAGGCCTACGGCACCTATGCGATCACTCCCGAGTGGTTGGTCAGCGGCCTGTATATCGTTCAGTCGGGTGCACCCATCACCTGCCTGGGCGCTTGGGGACCGGGCCAGACCGATCCCGACGGCTACGGCGAGGCTTATCACTGGTGTGATGGCCAGCCGTCGCCCCCGGGCAAGGCCGGTCATACACCATGGACCCACAAGCTCGATCTGTCCGTCAGCTACATTCCGGAGTGGGCCGGCAAGCACTTGACTCTGCAGGTGCAGGTCCAGAACGTGTTCAACGAGCAGCACGACACGGCTTACGTCGTCACCCACGATGGTGTGGGTGGTGCGCCGGACACCGCGTACAAGCTGCCGATCGGCGGTGTGACGGGCTATGCGGTGGAGCAGCCGCGGTTCGCGGAGTTCAGCGTCAAGTACGACTGGTAA